A stretch of the Ferviditalea candida genome encodes the following:
- a CDS encoding helix-turn-helix transcriptional regulator, with protein sequence MLLWNVPDRDKISLMETICESMTDAIVLLNEDGLIEGCNTAFLRLSGYSEKDLNEGRSICTICNGVLTIKEALTCSDCPMTQMPRESSAIQFLDRSGRSSRVLVSTSKVKLESRLQWIVVLRTMSPVQSAISDTFGRLLIKYDEQLEEFSHMRGSTQLMLGKLSKREKEVLEYIALGFSNQEISEKLVISVKTVEKHKSNIVYKLRLKSYGELARFAVIKELLDLS encoded by the coding sequence ATGCTGTTGTGGAACGTTCCCGATCGGGATAAAATCAGCCTTATGGAAACGATTTGCGAGAGCATGACAGACGCCATCGTTTTATTGAATGAGGACGGTCTCATCGAGGGCTGCAATACCGCATTTTTGCGGCTCTCAGGATATTCCGAGAAAGATTTGAATGAGGGAAGATCGATCTGCACGATATGTAACGGAGTCTTGACAATTAAGGAAGCGCTTACTTGCTCCGATTGTCCAATGACGCAAATGCCCCGGGAATCATCCGCCATTCAATTTTTGGACCGTTCAGGAAGATCGTCCCGCGTGCTGGTCAGCACTTCTAAAGTCAAACTTGAGAGCCGCCTTCAATGGATCGTTGTTTTACGCACAATGTCCCCTGTACAGAGTGCGATTAGCGATACTTTCGGCCGGCTTTTGATAAAATATGATGAACAGCTGGAGGAATTTTCGCACATGCGCGGCAGCACTCAGCTGATGCTCGGCAAACTGAGCAAACGTGAAAAAGAGGTTTTGGAATATATCGCTTTGGGATTTTCCAATCAGGAAATTTCTGAGAAATTGGTCATCTCGGTGAAAACCGTGGAAAAACACAAGTCTAACATCGTATACAAATTGCGCTTAAAATCCTACGGCGAGCTGGCCCGTTTTGCCGTCATCAAGGAATTGCTGGATTTATCTTAA